ggccggaggtggaggtggtttCGATGAAACAGATGATGCACCGAGTATGACGCAGCTGCCGAGTGTGGACCCAAAGTCAGCCTTCCACTTGAGGAGCACGCCGTCCTCGATGCCGAGCTCGCCTGAGGGCAGCTCGATGCGGAGGCTGCGCAGCTCCTTGAAGGAGCGGAGGACCTCGGACGGCGAATGGTGGGAGATgtccgcggcggccggaggcggcgtggaggGCGGGGCCGCGGCGGAGCGCCGGGAGAcggacgccgcggcgggggagaGGATCTGCCCGAGCGCCTGGATGGGCCTGACGATGCCGCCGAGCACCAGGCGCGCGAGATGCGCGAGCGCGCCGCGGCCCCGCGCGGCGGGGGGTccaccctccgccgcctgcgcgGAGCCCGCCGACGAAGGGGCCGGGTCGTCGGATATGACGCAGTCGACGCGGACGAACACCGAGTCGACGAGCGGGACGAGCGCGTGGAACCGCCGCGAGACGAGCGCGCATCGCCCGAGCGCCTTCACGTCGCCGATTCGGTCGAACACGTCGAGGAGCACCTCGTCGGGCAGCCGCTCGAACTGGTCCTcagccacctcctcctcctcccgctcacccccctcccccacgccgccgcgcggccaCCCCTCCCGCTGCCCTTCCATCCCCAACACCGCCCAACAGCAGCGAGCTCGCAGATCGGGATCCGGATGCGTCGGCGCTGGGCCTGAGAGGGTGTGCGTGCGCCAGAGTCGCCAGAGAGCTGGAGGAGGGGAATTTTTTCGGTGGAAATCGAGCGAGAGGGAGGCGAGAGTGTAGCTTCAGTAGCCCACGCACGGGACGccgcacggcacggcacggcggctGCGCGTGAGGTGGGTTTGGCTCGTGTGGTGTGGTATGGTATGGGTGGGCGTGGGCGACGTGTCCGCCTCACCCCGCTGATTGGGGAGCCGTGTTGGGAACACGCCCTTTTCGCCGGTGCGCGCGCGTACGTCgcaggcgacgacggcacacACCCACACACACAGAGGCAGGCACCGCGCGGCCCGTGCGGCGCTGGCGCGGGTTCCACAGGAAAGATCTCCTCCCCACACCGCTCTCCGTCCGCGGCTAGTGGCTACGGCACGTCGCTCTCGGCCCAAAATCCCGACGGCAACAGCTCCCGTCCGACCCACCGTGACCAATCGGGTTTGGGGAATGGATCTGTAGCCCTGGCCGGTGGTTCCGTCGGCTGCGTGTCTGCGTGCGCGCTTGACATCGTCGAGCCGCGCgagacgagcggcggcgggcggcctGCAGACAAAGCAAGGCACGCACGCGGTTGATCGCTCGCTTCTGTCGCTCGGCTCGCTGCGTCTTGTTTCGTCGCGGTGGCGTGCAAGGAAGTACAGCTAGAAGCAAAACCTGATAAAGCGATAGGGACCGGACCGGACCCGGGGTGTGGTCGGCAGGTTCCCACGGAGCCGTCTGATCTCCACACCGACGGGGCGGATGTATCTTTCTTTCCCAAAAACAATTTGTCCGATGCATCTCATCCTCAGGTGCTTGGATTTTAATTATCTCTTTTTTGGCCTGGATTTTGATGGGAGGAGGGATTCTTTACTCTAACAGCGACGACCCCGATTATATTAATCCAGGTTGTTGTCGGGAGGAACGGGCAGCCCTATGCATCAATCATCGTCGGGATGCAGCCGCGGGCGCCCGTGGCCAGCTCGCGTGCACTGCTCTCCACAGTTGACGCTGCAACTCGTGATCTCTGCATCCGTGCAAGGCCTTCATCCGAGGGAACAGCGCTACAGCAGTCAATTGTGTTACTCCCCGCTGGATGGTATCGGATTAGGCATGATTGGGGTGTTCACGAGACGTAATCATGTTGTACTAGAATGTAATCGATAGAGGCT
This is a stretch of genomic DNA from Oryza brachyantha chromosome 1, ObraRS2, whole genome shotgun sequence. It encodes these proteins:
- the LOC102703455 gene encoding F-box protein At5g46170-like yields the protein MEGQREGWPRGGVGEGGEREEEEVAEDQFERLPDEVLLDVFDRIGDVKALGRCALVSRRFHALVPLVDSVFVRVDCVISDDPAPSSAGSAQAAEGGPPAARGRGALAHLARLVLGGIVRPIQALGQILSPAAASVSRRSAAAPPSTPPPAAADISHHSPSEVLRSFKELRSLRIELPSGELGIEDGVLLKWKADFGSTLGSCVILGASSVSSKPPPPPAAPPPTAADISAASPDSSREPDELGNIPESLYTNGGLKLRVVWTISSLIAASARHYLLQPIIADHSTLESLDLTDADGQGVLTMNKRQLQELRVRPVSASGNSHRTLMPALSMRLWYAPHIELPGGQLLKGATLVAIRPSEDVLREGGGVEAAGPTGASWIVDAFEEPYRTAAQVLLKRRTYSLEMNSF